One region of Xylanimonas ulmi genomic DNA includes:
- a CDS encoding acetylxylan esterase has translation MAQFDLPLDELEQYSPEIACPDGLVEFWTTTVTQARAQGGAPVVQRVDTGLAAVVVDDVTFPGFGGHPIKAWLVRPAHHDADAHGPLPAVVELLGYGGGRGLPHEHLRWAAAGVAHLVMDTRGQGAHWGSGGQTPDPVGRGAGVAGFLTSGIEDPHDHYYRRFYTDGVRAVDAVRQVPGIDPARVAVTGVSQGGGGTIAVAALLSLVGDAVAAAMPDVPFLSHFRRAVRLVDSRPYGEITQYLSVRRDPAIEAAVWRTLSYLDVAGLARHATSPALFSVGLMDVTCPPSTVFAAYHAWAGDKRIDVYPYNDHEGGQAYRFAPQLAWLHEHAPAGG, from the coding sequence ATGGCCCAGTTCGACCTGCCGCTCGACGAGCTCGAGCAGTACTCCCCCGAGATCGCCTGCCCCGACGGCCTCGTGGAGTTCTGGACGACGACGGTCACGCAGGCGCGCGCCCAGGGCGGCGCGCCCGTCGTGCAGCGGGTCGATACCGGGCTCGCCGCGGTGGTGGTCGACGACGTGACCTTCCCCGGGTTCGGGGGGCACCCCATCAAGGCGTGGCTCGTGCGCCCCGCACACCACGACGCCGACGCGCACGGCCCGCTGCCCGCCGTCGTCGAGCTGCTCGGGTACGGCGGCGGGCGCGGGCTGCCGCACGAGCACCTGCGGTGGGCGGCCGCCGGCGTCGCGCACCTGGTCATGGACACGCGCGGGCAGGGCGCGCACTGGGGCTCGGGTGGGCAGACGCCCGACCCGGTGGGCCGCGGCGCCGGTGTGGCCGGGTTCCTGACCTCCGGGATCGAGGACCCGCACGACCACTACTACCGCCGCTTCTACACCGACGGCGTGCGGGCCGTCGACGCCGTGCGGCAGGTCCCGGGGATCGACCCCGCGCGCGTCGCGGTCACCGGCGTGAGCCAGGGCGGGGGCGGGACGATCGCCGTCGCGGCGCTGCTGTCCCTGGTCGGCGACGCCGTCGCGGCCGCCATGCCCGACGTGCCGTTCCTGTCGCACTTCCGCCGTGCGGTGCGCCTCGTGGACTCACGCCCCTACGGCGAGATCACGCAATACCTGTCGGTGCGCCGCGACCCCGCCATCGAGGCCGCCGTGTGGCGCACGCTGTCCTACCTCGACGTCGCGGGGCTCGCGCGGCACGCCACCAGCCCGGCGCTGTTCTCGGTCGGGCTCATGGACGTCACCTGCCCGCCGTCGACGGTGTTCGCCGCCTACCACGCGTGGGCGGGCGACAAGCGGATCGACGTGTACCCCTACAACGACCATGAGGGCGGCCAGGCGTACCGCTTCGCCCCGCAGCTCGCCTGGCTCCACGAGCACGCCCCCGCCGGTGGCTGA
- the rsmA gene encoding 16S rRNA (adenine(1518)-N(6)/adenine(1519)-N(6))-dimethyltransferase RsmA: MTTPPSGALLGPAEIRELAGRLGVRPTKTLGQNFVHDAGTVRKIVRAAGVRPGQRVVEVGPGLGSLTLGLLEAGASVVAVEIDPVLAGQIAATVQAHLPGADFEVVLADALDVTSLPGQPPTALVANLPYNVAVPVLLTMLERFDSLETVLVMVQAEVADRIAAAPGSKIYGVPSVKAAWYARAWRSLTVSRNVFWPAPNVDSALVALERRDPPPTTATRAQVFAVVDAAFAQRRKTLRAALSGLFGSGAAAEEALRAADVDPGARGETLDVAQFARVAEQWAGRPAQRGGVSQPAHDGVRRVPPPGTVDA; encoded by the coding sequence ATGACAACCCCACCCTCAGGCGCTCTGCTCGGCCCCGCGGAGATCCGCGAGCTGGCAGGGCGTCTGGGCGTTCGGCCCACCAAGACGCTCGGGCAGAACTTCGTGCACGACGCCGGCACGGTCCGCAAGATCGTCCGCGCCGCGGGCGTGCGGCCGGGGCAGCGTGTCGTCGAGGTCGGGCCGGGCCTCGGGTCGCTGACCCTGGGGCTGCTGGAGGCGGGCGCCTCGGTCGTGGCGGTCGAGATCGACCCCGTGCTGGCCGGACAGATCGCCGCGACGGTCCAGGCCCACCTGCCCGGCGCCGACTTCGAGGTGGTGCTCGCCGACGCGCTCGACGTCACGTCGCTGCCGGGCCAGCCACCCACGGCGCTCGTGGCCAACCTGCCGTACAACGTCGCCGTGCCCGTCCTGCTGACGATGCTCGAGCGCTTCGACTCGCTGGAGACCGTCCTGGTCATGGTCCAGGCCGAGGTCGCCGACCGCATCGCGGCCGCCCCGGGCTCGAAGATCTACGGGGTGCCGTCGGTCAAGGCGGCCTGGTACGCGCGGGCCTGGCGCTCACTGACCGTGAGCCGCAACGTCTTTTGGCCCGCGCCCAATGTCGACTCGGCGCTCGTGGCGCTCGAACGGCGCGACCCGCCCCCGACCACTGCGACGCGCGCGCAGGTCTTCGCCGTCGTCGACGCCGCGTTCGCGCAGCGGCGCAAGACCCTGCGTGCGGCGCTGTCGGGTCTGTTCGGGTCGGGCGCCGCGGCCGAGGAGGCGCTGCGCGCGGCCGACGTCGACCCGGGGGCGCGCGGTGAGACGCTCGACGTCGCGCAGTTCGCGCGCGTCGCGGAGCAGTGGGCCGGGCGGCCCGCGCAGCGCGGCGGCGTGTCGCAGCCTGCGCACGACGGTGTGCGGCGCGTGCCGCCGCCTGGCACGGTGGACGCGTGA
- a CDS encoding 4-(cytidine 5'-diphospho)-2-C-methyl-D-erythritol kinase, producing MSPPVRLTAAPPPTARVRAPGKVNLSLRVGPVQDDGYHPLVSVFQAVALYEEVTATQARPGSGLSLTVDGPQAVLVPTDETNLAWRAARLLAEHTGVEADVALHVRKGVPVAGGMAGGSADAAAALVACDALWETGVPRSDLLDLAARLGSDVPFCVLGHTAVGTGRGHLLTPAMTRGEFHWVFGASERGLSTPAVYARFDELTQGGAAPVGLDDDTALMQALRAGDPTALGAALHNDLQEAALSLRPELGRTLDIARETGALGAIVSGSGPTVAALARSRQHALAIAATWTAEGAADAVWTTTGPAGGARQLT from the coding sequence ATGTCGCCTCCCGTGCGGCTGACGGCCGCGCCGCCTCCCACGGCGCGGGTGCGCGCGCCCGGGAAGGTCAACCTGTCGCTGCGCGTCGGGCCCGTGCAGGACGACGGCTACCACCCGCTGGTGAGTGTGTTCCAGGCGGTCGCGCTGTACGAGGAGGTCACCGCGACCCAGGCCAGGCCGGGCAGCGGACTCTCGCTGACGGTCGACGGGCCGCAGGCGGTGCTCGTGCCGACCGACGAGACCAACCTCGCCTGGCGTGCGGCCCGGCTGCTCGCCGAGCACACCGGCGTCGAGGCCGACGTCGCGCTGCACGTGCGCAAGGGCGTGCCGGTCGCCGGGGGCATGGCCGGAGGGTCGGCCGACGCGGCCGCCGCGCTCGTGGCGTGCGATGCGCTGTGGGAGACGGGTGTGCCGCGCTCCGATCTGCTCGACCTCGCGGCGCGGCTGGGCTCCGACGTGCCGTTCTGCGTGCTCGGGCACACCGCCGTCGGGACGGGGCGCGGGCACCTGCTCACGCCCGCGATGACGCGCGGTGAGTTCCACTGGGTGTTCGGCGCCTCCGAGCGCGGACTGTCGACGCCCGCGGTGTACGCCCGGTTCGACGAGCTCACCCAGGGCGGGGCGGCGCCCGTCGGGCTCGACGACGACACCGCGCTCATGCAGGCGCTGCGCGCGGGCGACCCGACGGCCCTCGGCGCGGCGCTGCACAACGACCTGCAGGAGGCCGCGCTGTCGCTGCGCCCCGAGCTCGGGCGCACGCTCGACATCGCACGCGAGACGGGGGCGCTGGGCGCCATCGTCTCCGGGTCCGGTCCGACCGTCGCCGCGCTGGCCCGTTCGCGGCAGCACGCGCTGGCGATCGCGGCGACCTGGACGGCGGAGGGCGCGGCCGACGCCGTGTGGACGACGACGGGGCCCGCGGGCGGAGCGCGTCAGCTCACCTGA
- a CDS encoding PQQ-binding-like beta-propeller repeat protein yields MARRRTPQTVAFDLIPDDEVDGSLADHLAPAGSAPRLRDRIASHLIEPRPSRRRPRAVRVAVATAAVAVVAGMLAADLPASERTAGLAGAPGAVADLSRAPRERWSLPLGNPVPVALMDGLLVVSEASARDAAEGGITLLGVRPRDGAVRWRTHLPTVWGCDSAVRASSAVALTYDAVDRVVCEGSSGVVVVGPGGEILTQRAPEPSDGFVVTIPGPDASRVHFATAPVDAATLTPGAAPSDVSPLSDHADVGDGPWTLAEAVTMPDLRIWREDAATGTVLWERTEPGERLAAGSEITNGSCVSTDEQGRAHLAGGASLSTGGDRVWAQTCSLDVALDLRTGEVLATRSPFAADSALWPPVQPLTGGRYAVAQTESAAADDGPWDVFSDYGALLGRVRGRPGDAWVADAAAPSLLFAGSPRSLVAYRAADGSVAWTAPRESLGVLAQVHGVVVLQTADAMVGLDAATGATRWTRPLADGQGAGLVVESVLTDGDRLVVVTRTGDGGGVLDAERVWAAYDVTNGKPQWTTTLRGAAAFVVGERLYSTDDSHLVALG; encoded by the coding sequence GTGGCTCGCAGACGCACCCCGCAAACCGTCGCGTTCGACCTCATACCCGACGACGAGGTCGATGGGAGCCTCGCCGACCACCTGGCGCCCGCCGGATCGGCGCCCAGGTTGCGCGACCGCATCGCCTCCCACCTCATCGAACCCCGTCCCTCGCGGCGGCGCCCGCGTGCGGTGCGCGTCGCGGTGGCGACGGCGGCGGTGGCCGTGGTCGCGGGGATGCTCGCGGCCGACCTGCCCGCGTCGGAGCGGACCGCCGGTCTCGCGGGGGCGCCCGGCGCCGTCGCCGACCTGAGCCGCGCGCCCCGCGAGCGCTGGAGCCTTCCGTTGGGCAACCCGGTCCCGGTGGCGCTCATGGACGGTCTGCTGGTGGTGTCCGAGGCCTCGGCGCGGGACGCGGCGGAGGGCGGGATCACGCTGCTGGGCGTGCGCCCGCGCGACGGCGCGGTGCGCTGGAGGACGCATCTGCCCACGGTGTGGGGATGTGACAGCGCCGTCCGGGCGTCGTCGGCGGTCGCGCTGACGTACGACGCGGTCGACCGCGTGGTGTGCGAGGGGTCGTCGGGCGTCGTCGTGGTGGGCCCGGGCGGCGAGATCCTCACGCAGCGGGCCCCAGAGCCGAGCGACGGGTTCGTCGTCACGATCCCTGGGCCGGATGCGAGCCGCGTCCACTTCGCCACGGCCCCCGTGGACGCTGCGACGTTGACGCCGGGCGCTGCGCCGAGCGACGTCTCACCGCTGAGCGACCACGCCGACGTGGGCGACGGGCCATGGACGCTCGCCGAGGCCGTCACCATGCCCGACCTGCGCATCTGGCGCGAGGACGCGGCCACCGGCACGGTGCTGTGGGAGCGGACGGAGCCGGGGGAGCGCTTGGCCGCCGGGAGCGAGATCACCAACGGGTCGTGCGTCTCGACCGACGAGCAGGGGCGCGCGCACCTGGCGGGTGGCGCCTCCCTCAGCACGGGAGGCGACCGGGTCTGGGCCCAGACGTGCAGCCTCGACGTGGCCCTCGACCTGCGCACCGGCGAGGTCCTGGCCACACGCTCTCCCTTTGCGGCGGACAGCGCGCTGTGGCCGCCCGTGCAACCGCTGACGGGCGGTCGCTACGCGGTGGCGCAGACCGAGTCCGCCGCCGCCGACGACGGCCCGTGGGACGTGTTCTCGGACTACGGCGCCCTGCTCGGGCGGGTGCGGGGCCGTCCGGGTGACGCGTGGGTCGCCGACGCGGCGGCGCCGAGCCTCCTGTTCGCCGGGTCGCCTCGGTCGCTCGTCGCGTATCGCGCGGCGGACGGGTCCGTGGCGTGGACGGCGCCGCGCGAGTCGCTGGGGGTGCTTGCGCAGGTCCACGGCGTCGTCGTGCTTCAGACCGCCGACGCCATGGTGGGCCTCGACGCGGCGACGGGCGCGACGCGATGGACGCGGCCGCTCGCGGATGGGCAGGGGGCGGGGCTCGTCGTCGAGTCGGTCCTCACCGACGGTGATCGCCTCGTCGTCGTGACGCGGACGGGCGACGGCGGTGGCGTGCTGGACGCCGAGCGGGTGTGGGCGGCATACGACGTGACGAACGGGAAGCCGCAGTGGACGACGACGCTGCGTGGCGCGGCGGCGTTCGTCGTCGGCGAGAGGCTGTACTCCACCGACGATTCGCACCTGGTCGCGCTGGGCTGA
- a CDS encoding MarR family winged helix-turn-helix transcriptional regulator: MEAAAPGAGPDEAPARPLDEVDRIVADWRRERPDLAVEPLEVFSRVTRLARHLDRARRVAFTAHDLDTWEFDVLSALRRAGDPYELSPGALVTATLVTSGTMTNRIDRLEGRGLVERHRSPDDRRGVVVRLTPGGRARVDAALTDLLTHEAGMLAAVSADHRADLADLLREAIAPFDTHPG, encoded by the coding sequence ATGGAGGCTGCCGCACCCGGCGCCGGGCCCGACGAAGCCCCGGCCCGACCGCTCGACGAGGTCGACCGCATCGTCGCCGACTGGCGGCGCGAGCGACCCGACCTCGCCGTCGAGCCGCTGGAGGTGTTCTCGCGCGTCACGCGCTTGGCGCGCCACCTCGACCGCGCGCGCCGCGTCGCCTTCACGGCCCACGACCTGGACACCTGGGAGTTCGACGTCCTGTCGGCGCTGCGGCGCGCGGGCGACCCCTACGAGCTGTCGCCCGGCGCGCTGGTGACCGCGACCCTGGTCACCAGCGGCACCATGACCAACCGCATCGACCGGCTGGAGGGACGCGGCCTGGTCGAGCGGCACCGCTCCCCCGACGACCGGCGCGGCGTCGTCGTGCGCCTGACTCCCGGGGGGCGGGCGCGCGTCGACGCCGCGCTGACCGACCTGCTCACGCACGAGGCGGGGATGCTCGCGGCGGTCTCGGCCGACCACCGCGCCGACCTCGCGGACCTGCTGCGTGAGGCGATCGCCCCGTTCGACACCCACCCGGGCTGA
- a CDS encoding aldo/keto reductase, translating to MVPPLGLGTCSSWDRLPQDERVAVVFRAVESGAGLFDVACCDAGRHARHSSGDIIFGAALWAAGIDRDDVVVCGGARLRDWPRRSLREQVEVSLERVGLERFDAVVLDDYDEPPDVRAVVTGVAALVDAGLVGSWGVFGWPAADTLAALDVAALDGLTPPTFVRLAYGVMRRAVAEGEPYADLFRAGTLGLQAVGALEGGVLAGGLPRRRVGAAGRADRRIAEVRAVLEAHARQADVTPAQLAIAFALAYAPTRNVLFAASRLAHVEANLAAIRLAADHGPWVRDALDGLALDDDVGGPPGS from the coding sequence ATGGTGCCGCCGCTCGGGCTCGGGACGTGCTCCAGCTGGGACCGGCTGCCTCAGGACGAGCGGGTCGCCGTGGTCTTCCGCGCGGTCGAGTCCGGCGCAGGGCTCTTCGACGTCGCGTGCTGCGACGCGGGACGGCATGCGCGGCACTCGTCGGGCGACATCATCTTCGGGGCCGCGCTGTGGGCGGCCGGGATCGACCGCGACGACGTCGTGGTGTGCGGGGGCGCCCGGCTGCGCGACTGGCCGCGCCGCAGCCTGCGCGAGCAGGTCGAGGTGAGCCTCGAACGCGTCGGCCTGGAGCGGTTCGACGCCGTCGTGCTCGACGACTACGACGAGCCGCCCGACGTGCGCGCGGTGGTGACCGGCGTCGCGGCGCTGGTGGACGCCGGACTCGTCGGCTCGTGGGGCGTGTTCGGGTGGCCCGCCGCCGACACGCTCGCTGCGCTCGACGTCGCCGCGCTCGACGGACTGACGCCGCCGACCTTCGTCCGGCTCGCCTACGGCGTCATGCGCCGCGCGGTCGCCGAAGGGGAGCCGTACGCCGACCTCTTCCGCGCGGGCACGCTCGGGCTGCAGGCCGTCGGCGCCCTGGAGGGCGGTGTGCTCGCCGGCGGCCTCCCGCGGCGGCGGGTCGGCGCCGCGGGTCGGGCGGACCGGCGGATCGCCGAGGTGCGCGCCGTCCTGGAGGCGCACGCCCGCCAGGCCGATGTGACCCCCGCGCAACTCGCGATCGCCTTCGCCCTCGCCTACGCCCCGACCCGCAACGTGCTGTTCGCGGCCTCGCGGCTCGCCCACGTCGAGGCCAACCTCGCGGCGATCCGGCTCGCCGCCGATCACGGCCCGTGGGTGCGCGACGCCCTCGACGGCCTCGCGTTGGACGACGACGTCGGCGGGCCCCCGGGCTCATGA
- a CDS encoding CynX/NimT family MFS transporter produces MPARRTIAARRAAPGGAFLLVALLLVALNLRAPLTSLPPVVAQVSGALSLTPAQAGVLTSVPVLCFALLTPPAAALVARAGAERAVLLAVVGVLAGQAVRSAGSLPAALAGTAVLGAGITIGNVAVPVVIARDFRSRTAAVTGAYSAAMNLGSALTTTATVPLAALWGWQWALAGWGVLAVAALAVWARATMAQAGATDAPAPITASPPGGESARLGRPMAVLVVLLCVAFAGQASSYYAVTAWLPEILHARLGLGDGAAGGLAAPFQLCAVAGSLGVPLALSRRVPLRAVSLVMTAAWLVLPAGMLLAPGAALAWIALAGAAQGGNFTVIFTLIAQRAPSVAAARRASAVVQTVGYACASLAPTALGAAHTATGGWTVPLVGVLATLGVMGAAMAVATR; encoded by the coding sequence GTGCCCGCCAGGAGAACGATTGCAGCGCGCCGCGCGGCTCCCGGCGGCGCGTTCCTGCTGGTGGCGCTGCTGCTCGTCGCCCTCAACCTGCGCGCCCCGCTGACGTCGCTGCCGCCCGTCGTCGCCCAGGTCTCCGGCGCCCTGTCGCTCACGCCCGCCCAGGCGGGCGTGCTCACGAGCGTGCCTGTGCTGTGCTTCGCCCTGCTGACGCCGCCGGCCGCCGCGCTCGTGGCCCGGGCAGGCGCCGAGCGCGCCGTCCTGCTCGCCGTCGTCGGGGTGCTGGCGGGGCAGGCGGTGCGCTCGGCGGGCTCCCTGCCCGCGGCGCTCGCGGGCACGGCCGTGCTGGGCGCCGGCATCACGATCGGCAACGTCGCGGTGCCCGTGGTGATCGCGCGCGACTTCCGCTCGCGCACCGCCGCCGTCACGGGCGCGTACTCGGCCGCGATGAACCTCGGCTCGGCGCTGACGACCACGGCGACCGTCCCGCTCGCGGCCCTCTGGGGCTGGCAGTGGGCGCTGGCCGGGTGGGGCGTGCTCGCCGTCGCCGCGCTCGCGGTGTGGGCCCGCGCGACGATGGCGCAGGCGGGCGCGACCGACGCGCCGGCGCCGATCACGGCGTCCCCGCCCGGCGGTGAGTCGGCACGGCTCGGGCGGCCCATGGCCGTGCTCGTGGTGCTGCTGTGCGTCGCCTTCGCGGGCCAGGCGTCCTCCTACTACGCCGTGACGGCGTGGCTGCCGGAGATCCTGCACGCGCGGCTCGGGTTGGGCGACGGCGCCGCGGGTGGCCTCGCGGCGCCCTTCCAGCTCTGCGCGGTCGCGGGCTCGCTGGGCGTGCCGCTCGCGCTCTCGCGCCGCGTGCCGCTGCGGGCGGTGTCGCTGGTGATGACGGCGGCCTGGCTCGTGCTGCCGGCCGGGATGCTGCTGGCGCCGGGCGCGGCCCTGGCGTGGATCGCGCTGGCGGGCGCCGCGCAGGGCGGCAACTTCACGGTGATCTTCACGCTCATCGCGCAGCGGGCGCCGAGCGTCGCAGCGGCGCGGCGCGCGTCAGCCGTGGTGCAGACGGTCGGGTACGCGTGCGCGTCGCTGGCCCCGACGGCGCTCGGCGCCGCGCACACCGCCACGGGCGGCTGGACCGTGCCGCTCGTCGGCGTCCTGGCGACGCTCGGCGTCATGGGCGCCGCGATGGCGGTCGCGACACGCTGA
- a CDS encoding TetR/AcrR family transcriptional regulator, with protein sequence MPKIIDHDERRREIVAVARRLILRGGFHAATMRSIAAEAGFANGALKHYFASKEAIVVATFESIIGEMTAAMRAPDSPDEVDPLHRFLHVPLPATAQQVATGRVLLALWEYAMTNAEVAQVYGRFLDFWRGSCVERLQSARAVGDITADPPYDVVVDEYMTVVIGAVIVNLMHPHGERVERYHAYVDALLTRLR encoded by the coding sequence ATGCCCAAGATCATCGACCATGACGAGCGCCGACGGGAGATCGTCGCGGTCGCGCGGCGGCTCATCCTCCGCGGCGGGTTCCACGCCGCGACCATGCGGTCGATCGCGGCCGAGGCCGGCTTCGCGAATGGCGCCCTCAAGCACTACTTCGCGAGCAAGGAGGCCATCGTCGTCGCGACGTTCGAGTCGATCATCGGCGAGATGACCGCGGCCATGCGCGCGCCCGACTCGCCGGACGAGGTCGACCCGCTCCACCGCTTCCTGCACGTGCCGCTGCCGGCGACCGCGCAGCAGGTCGCGACGGGACGTGTGCTCCTCGCGCTGTGGGAGTACGCGATGACGAACGCGGAGGTCGCGCAGGTGTACGGGCGGTTCCTCGACTTTTGGCGGGGATCGTGCGTCGAGCGGCTGCAGTCCGCCCGCGCGGTCGGCGACATCACGGCCGACCCGCCCTACGACGTCGTGGTCGACGAGTACATGACGGTCGTCATCGGCGCCGTGATCGTGAACCTCATGCACCCGCACGGCGAGCGCGTCGAGAGATACCACGCCTACGTGGACGCGCTGCTGACGCGCCTGAGGTGA
- a CDS encoding ABC-F family ATP-binding cassette domain-containing protein, which produces MAHLLGAEALHLEYPTRVVFDAVTVGVEEGDRIGIVGRNGDGKSSLMGMLGGLIEPQAGRVTRRGGVRFGMLSQGDDLDPEATVGHSIVGDRPEHEWAGDAKVRDVIGGLVADLPWDAQIGALSGGQRRRVALAVLLVGEWDVIALDEPTNHLDVEGIAWLAEHVKSRWAKDSGALLVVTHDRWFLDEVCTETWEVHSGTVEPFEGGYAAYVLQRVERDRMNAATEAKRQNLMRKELAWLRRGAPARTSKPKFRIDAANQLIEDVPPVRNPIELQRLAVARLGKDVIDLEDASVRYGDREVLREVTWRIAPGERTGILGANGSGKSTLLGLIAGTVQPASGRVKRGKTVRLGMLDQQFSQLADIRADRVREVLARTKTTFMVDGKDLTPAQLLERLGFAREHLSARVGELSGGQKRRLQLLLLLLSEPNLIALDEPTNDVDADMLAAMEDLLDSWPGTLIVVSHDRYLLERVTDQQYAIVDGRLRHLPGGVEEYLRLRREQPSPRTGTPVTPTGTPVTPTGTPVTPTGAGASGLSGSDRRTAQKEVASIERRLDKLHTEVSTLHQRMAEHEQGDYEGLQRLADQLRAVEGETAELEERWLELSDLIG; this is translated from the coding sequence GTGGCACATCTGCTCGGGGCTGAGGCCCTACACCTGGAGTACCCGACGCGGGTCGTGTTCGACGCTGTGACGGTCGGAGTCGAAGAGGGCGACCGGATCGGGATCGTCGGTCGCAACGGTGACGGCAAGTCGAGCCTGATGGGCATGCTGGGCGGTCTGATCGAGCCGCAGGCCGGTCGCGTGACCCGGCGCGGCGGCGTGCGGTTCGGGATGCTGTCTCAGGGCGACGACCTCGACCCGGAGGCCACCGTCGGGCACTCGATCGTCGGCGATCGGCCCGAGCACGAGTGGGCCGGCGACGCCAAGGTGCGCGACGTGATCGGTGGGCTCGTCGCGGATCTGCCGTGGGACGCGCAGATCGGCGCGCTCAGTGGCGGGCAGCGGCGCCGGGTGGCGCTCGCCGTGCTGCTGGTGGGCGAGTGGGACGTGATCGCTCTGGACGAGCCGACGAACCATCTCGACGTCGAGGGCATCGCCTGGCTCGCCGAGCATGTCAAGAGCCGTTGGGCGAAGGACTCCGGCGCCCTGCTGGTCGTGACGCACGACCGCTGGTTCCTCGACGAGGTCTGCACCGAGACCTGGGAGGTGCACAGCGGGACCGTGGAGCCCTTCGAGGGCGGCTACGCGGCCTACGTGCTCCAGCGCGTCGAGCGGGATCGGATGAACGCCGCGACCGAGGCCAAGCGGCAGAACCTCATGCGCAAGGAGCTGGCGTGGCTGCGCCGCGGAGCCCCCGCCCGCACGTCCAAGCCGAAGTTCCGCATCGACGCCGCCAACCAGCTCATTGAAGACGTGCCGCCGGTGCGCAACCCCATCGAGCTGCAGCGGCTCGCGGTCGCACGTCTGGGCAAAGACGTGATCGACCTGGAGGACGCGAGCGTGCGCTATGGGGATCGCGAGGTGCTGCGGGAGGTGACCTGGCGGATCGCTCCGGGCGAGCGGACCGGGATTCTCGGGGCGAACGGCAGCGGCAAGTCCACGCTGCTGGGCCTGATCGCCGGAACGGTGCAACCCGCCTCGGGCCGGGTCAAACGCGGCAAGACGGTACGGCTCGGAATGCTGGACCAGCAGTTCTCCCAGCTCGCGGACATCCGCGCCGACCGGGTGCGCGAGGTCCTGGCGCGCACCAAGACGACGTTCATGGTCGACGGCAAGGACCTGACGCCGGCGCAGTTGCTGGAGCGTCTCGGGTTCGCCCGCGAACACCTCTCCGCCCGTGTCGGGGAGTTGTCGGGAGGCCAGAAGCGGCGCCTGCAGCTCCTGCTCCTGCTGTTGAGCGAACCGAATCTCATCGCTCTCGATGAGCCGACGAACGACGTGGACGCGGACATGCTGGCCGCGATGGAGGACCTGCTGGACTCGTGGCCGGGGACGCTGATCGTCGTCTCCCATGACCGCTACCTGCTGGAACGGGTCACCGACCAGCAGTACGCGATCGTCGACGGGCGCCTGCGACACCTGCCCGGAGGGGTGGAGGAGTACCTGCGGCTCAGACGCGAGCAGCCGTCACCGCGCACCGGCACTCCGGTCACCCCGACCGGCACTCCGGTCACCCCGACCGGCACTCCGGTCACCCCGACCGGCGCGGGCGCCTCCGGGCTCTCCGGCTCCGATCGACGCACCGCGCAGAAGGAGGTCGCGTCGATCGAACGTCGTCTCGACAAGCTGCACACCGAGGTGAGCACACTGCATCAACGCATGGCCGAGCACGAGCAAGGCGACTACGAGGGCCTGCAGAGGCTGGCGGACCAACTGCGCGCCGTCGAGGGTGAGACCGCCGAACTTGAGGAGCGCTGGCTGGAGCTGTCCGACCTGATCGGCTAA